The Bacteroidales bacterium DNA segment TTCGGCAGTCATTCCAATCCCCCGGTCAGCGATGATCAGTTTTCCTTTCTCAATAGAGACCCGTATGGTCATATCGCCCAATTCACCCTTAAAATCACCGCTTTTAGAGAGCGTTTTTAGTTTTTGTGTGGCATCAATGGCATTAGAAACTAATTCCCTCAGAAAAATTTCATGGTCTGAATACAGAAATTTTTTAATGATAGGAAAAATATTTTCCGTAGTTACGCCTATAGATCCTTTTTGCATATATTTTAGATTTTAATGATTTAACAGATGTTTTCTGAGTCAAAAGAAACAAAGCACATGCCAAAAGGCATTGTCATGTCATTTTGTATAACCCCGGCCTTGTAAATGTCAAATTGTCACAACCGATTATTCCGGTAACATATCCAGCCGGTATGATTCAGGGTTATTCTTTCATTTTTGTTCCGGTTAATGCTTCAATCACCGGCCACTGAGGCGATCCTTTTTCCACAATACCGAAACCTCCCTTATAATCCCATACGGCACGGGCAATACCGTAGCGTTTGAAGAGCGTAGACATATCCGTGAACCAACGGTACTTATCCTCTGCCGGTGCAGCAGATATACAACCATATTCGCCGCAATATACTTTCAGCCCTTTCGATCCGGCAACAGCCAGCACTTCTTTAAAATCAGACTCTATTTTATGAATGTCGTATATCCGGGTACTCCACCATTGATACTTTTTACTTAGTGATTCCGGCAAACCGGTTAAGTCATCCGCTGCAATCAAGGCACCCGGATAATGAACAGGCCCGTTATAATCCTTAATGTCTGTCCAGGAAGCTTTGTAATGTGTCAACAAAAACGGATTATAATAATGAAAACTGATGATGATATGAGGATCATTTTCAGGAACACGTAAATCTTTTACAGTTTCATATCCCTGCCATCGATTTGAACCGATAATCAGCGTCCGTTCCGGCTCCAGTTCCCTGATAACGGCTGCACAACGATTCGCTATCATATTCCAGACCTCCGGATCATCGGCTACAGGCTCGTTCATCAACTCATAAGCCACCATAGAATTGGGATATTTCTTCAATTCACGGCTCAGTTGCCGCCAGCATTCATAAAAACTTTCCTGTGCTTTTTCATCCGTGAATAACGGCTTTTCCTGACTGTTGAAATAATGGGAACGAAGAATGTGCAAATCCACCACAACATGTAAATCGAATTCACGACACCATTCGATGGCATGATGCAGCAGAAAAAATGCCTCCTGCTCTTTTTCCCCGTCTTCCCGGAACATTTGTTC contains these protein-coding regions:
- a CDS encoding glycoside hydrolase family 5 protein, producing the protein MENRYSTNAKGFFILFLLLPFFSFGSAKEKQAFKIENGVNISHWLSQSAARGEKRAQYFTRDDVKFIRSLGFDHIRIPIDEEQMFREDGEKEQEAFFLLHHAIEWCREFDLHVVVDLHILRSHYFNSQEKPLFTDEKAQESFYECWRQLSRELKKYPNSMVAYELMNEPVADDPEVWNMIANRCAAVIRELEPERTLIIGSNRWQGYETVKDLRVPENDPHIIISFHYYNPFLLTHYKASWTDIKDYNGPVHYPGALIAADDLTGLPESLSKKYQWWSTRIYDIHKIESDFKEVLAVAGSKGLKVYCGEYGCISAAPAEDKYRWFTDMSTLFKRYGIARAVWDYKGGFGIVEKGSPQWPVIEALTGTKMKE